In a genomic window of Primulina huaijiensis isolate GDHJ02 chromosome 10, ASM1229523v2, whole genome shotgun sequence:
- the LOC140985697 gene encoding uncharacterized protein, giving the protein MLFLAYKFFGPSIIILMSRQRNSLVAVGLLAFASAGLAFPFYMASRSSSTPVIDSSKPLPPQATFRGPYINTGSRDIGPDQQISPKK; this is encoded by the exons atgttgtttCTTGCCTATAA ATTCTTTGGTCCATCTATAATAATATTGATGTCCCGTCAACGCAATTCCCTCGTGGCAGTTGGCTTATTAGCTTTTGCTTCAGCTGGCTTGGCATTCCCTTTCTACATGGC GTCGAGGTCATCAAGCACTCCTGTGATAGATTCGTCAAAGCCACTGCCACCTCAGGCGACTTTTCGAGGGCCTTACATTAACACTGGATCACGAGATATAGGTCCCGATCAACAAATTTCCCcaaaaaaatag